In Hermetia illucens chromosome 1, iHerIll2.2.curated.20191125, whole genome shotgun sequence, one genomic interval encodes:
- the LOC119646217 gene encoding glycine-rich protein 23-like — protein sequence MVVTRRLIAFLAFIVICVADTNFVNEPIDGVDSLQPELQLDAEESGLIRVIRGTCCGGGYGGRGGGRGGGFGGGRGGGFGGGGGFGGGGGFGGGGGFGGGFGGGFGGGKGGGYGSKGGCCG from the coding sequence ATGGTGGTTACCAGGCGACTAATCGCCTTTCTGGCGTTCATTGTGATATGTGTGGCAGATACTAACTTTGTTAACGAACCCATTGATGGAGTAGATTCACTGCAACCTGAATTACAACTGGACGCGGAAGAAAGTGGACTAATTCGGGTTATTAGGGGTACTTGCTGTGGTGGTGGCTATGGAGGTCGAGGTGGCGGACGGGGTGGCGGATTTGGTGGCGGACGGGGTGGCGGATTTGGTGGTGGCGGTGGATTTGGTGGTGGCGGCGGATTCGGAGGTGGTGGTGGATTTGGAGGCGGTTTCGGAGGTGGATTCGGTGGAGGAAAAGGAGGCGGATACGGAAGTAAGGGAGGATGCTGCGGATAA